The proteins below come from a single Xyrauchen texanus isolate HMW12.3.18 chromosome 1, RBS_HiC_50CHRs, whole genome shotgun sequence genomic window:
- the fth1a gene encoding ferritin, heavy polypeptide 1a produces the protein MTSQVRQNFEEACEAAINRQINMELYASYVYLSMSYYFDRDDKALNNFAKFFLHQSHEEREHAEKLMKFQNQRGGKIFLQDVKKPEKDEWGSGVEALECALQLEKSVNHSLLELHKLSSQHNDPHMCDFIETHYLDEQVKSIKELGDWVTNLRRMGAPQNGMAEYLFDKLTLGKESS, from the exons ATGACCTCTCAGGTGAGACAGAACTTCGAGGAGGCCTGCGAAGCGGCCATCAACCGTCAGATCAACATGGAGCTGTACGCGTCCTACGTCTATCTTTCCATG TCGTACTACTTCGACAGAGATGATAAGGCTCTCAACAACTTTGCAAAGTTCTTCCTCCATCAGTCCCACGAAGAGCGTGAACATGCTGAGAAACTGATGAAGTTTCAGAACCAGAGGGGAGGGAAGATCTTTCTGCAGGATGTGAAA AAACCAGAGAAGGATGAGTGGGGAAGTGGTGTGGAAGCTCTCGAATGTGCTCTGCAGTTGGAGAAAAGTGTCAATCACTCCCTCTTGGAGTTGCACAAGCTCTCCTCTCAACACAACGACCCTCAC ATGTGCGATTTCATTGAGACGCACTACTTGGATGAGCAAGTGAAGTCCATCAAAGAACTGGGCGACTGGGTGACCAATTTGCGCCGTATGGGCGCTCCCCAGAACGGCATGGCAGAGTATTTGTTTGACAAGCTCACACTTGGCAAGGAGAGCAGCTAA